From Nocardia sp. NBC_00416:
GATGCGGCAGTGGGACGCCGGCGCGCTGACCGGGCGCGGGTACGACGTGCTCGCCGGCGCGGTTCCCTTCATCGTGATCGGGTTGATCCTGGCCGCGGTCGCCGCCCGCTCCCTGAACGCCGTGGCGCTCGGCGAGGATCTGGCCCGTGCGCTGGGCGTGCACGTGACCCGCACCCGCGCCTGTACCGCGCTCGCGTTGATCCTGCTCTGCGGCACCGCGACGGCCGCGGTCGGTCCGATCACCTTCGTCGGTCTGGCGGTACCGCATATCGCCCGCTGGATCGTCGGCCCCGATCATCGCTGGATCGTCGCCTACTCGCTGGTTCTCGCGCCCGCCCTGGTGCTGTTCGCGGATGTGGTCGGCCGGATCGCCATCCCGCCCGACGAGCTGTCGGCCGGTGTCGTGACGGCCTTTCTCGGCGCCCCCGTGCTGATCTGGCTCGCCCGCCGTTCGGAGATGAGGCAGTCGTGACCACTCTGCGCAAGCTGCCGCGGCTCGGGGCCGAGACGACGGTCGACTTCGGCCGGACGGTCCGCGTCCTGCGTTTCCGCGGGCTCACCGCCCGGTTCGGGGTGCGCAGCGTCGTGGTGACGACGCTGCTGCTCGTCGCGGCCGCAGTGGTGGCGCTGCTCGCGCTCGGCACCGGCGATTTCCCGATCCCGCCGGATCGGGTGCTGCGAGCGCTGTTCGGCAACGGTGTGGGCGGCGACGAACTCGTGGTCCGGGAGTGGCGCGCCCCCCGGGTGCTCATGGCGCTGGTGCTCGGCGCCGCGCTCGGGCTGAGCGGGGCGATCCTGCAGTCGGTCACCCGGAACCCACTGGGCAGCCCGGATATCGTCGGATTCAATTCGGGCGCGTATACGGGTGCGCTGCTGGTGATCCTGGCCGGCGGCGGGTACTACGCCACTGCGGCCGGCGCGGTGGGGGGCGGACTGCTCACCGCGCTCGCGATCTTCCTGCTCGCGTTCCGGCAGAACGTCAAGGGTTTCCGGCTGATCATCGTCGGTATCGGGGTCGGCGCGATGCTGGCCGCGGTCAACACCTGGCTCATCCTGCGCGCCGACCTCGACGACGCCATGTCGGCCGCCGCCTGGGGTGTCGGCACCCTGGACGGACTCAGCTGGGCCGAGATCGTGCCGGCGCTGATCGTGCTGGCGATCCTGGCGCTCGCGGTGGTACCCGCCGCGTACCGATTGCAGGTCCTGGAACTGGGCGACGACGCGGCCCAGGCGCTCGGCATCCGGGTGAGCCGGGCGCGGTTGGTGCTCACGGTGCTGAGTGTCGCGTTCACCGCCGTCGGCACGGCGGTGGCGGGTCCGATCGCCTTCGTGGCTCTCGCGGCTCCGCAACTGGGCCGGCGGCTGGCCCGCACCCCGACCACCGCGCTGCTGCCGGCGGCCGCGATGGGGGCCCTGCTGCTGGTGGTCTGCGATTGGATCTCGCGGCGCGCGTTCGCGCCGACCACCGTGCCGGTCGGCGTCGTGACCGCTTCGATCGGCGGCGCGTATCTGGCCTATCTGCTGGTGGCCGAGGCTCGACGGAACTGAGGAATCATCGTGGAAGAACAGCTCGATCGCACTGCCGCCGACGAGGCCGGTACTGCGCCGCACACCGGCGCCGAGGCACGGTTGCGGGCCGAACGGCTCCGGCTGGGATACCGCAGCAGGGTCATCAGCGACGAGCTCACCGTGGATATCCCCGACGGCACTTTCACCGTCATCATCGGACCGAACGCCTGTGGGAAATCCACCCTGCTGCGGGCATTGTCGCGGCTGCTGGCGCCCGAATCCGGTGCGGTGCTGCTGGACGGCAAGCAGATCGGTTCCTATCCGGCGAAAGAGGT
This genomic window contains:
- a CDS encoding FecCD family ABC transporter permease, with the protein product MTTLRKLPRLGAETTVDFGRTVRVLRFRGLTARFGVRSVVVTTLLLVAAAVVALLALGTGDFPIPPDRVLRALFGNGVGGDELVVREWRAPRVLMALVLGAALGLSGAILQSVTRNPLGSPDIVGFNSGAYTGALLVILAGGGYYATAAGAVGGGLLTALAIFLLAFRQNVKGFRLIIVGIGVGAMLAAVNTWLILRADLDDAMSAAAWGVGTLDGLSWAEIVPALIVLAILALAVVPAAYRLQVLELGDDAAQALGIRVSRARLVLTVLSVAFTAVGTAVAGPIAFVALAAPQLGRRLARTPTTALLPAAAMGALLLVVCDWISRRAFAPTTVPVGVVTASIGGAYLAYLLVAEARRN